The genomic DNA CTTCAGCTTCAACACCATCTGGCGCTTTGGGAGAGCACGGACACCGAATCTGAGAGAGAAGGTGGGAGTTTGGGTTACAGTAACACAGCACCTTCCATTGTCACAGCTCAGCACGAGGCTGAGGCCAGGAAGTGCAGCTGGAAAAGTGTGATGTGACCTCAGGAAGCCCTGGCTGGAGCTTCACCATGGCTCCCCTTCTTTCACACTGCCTGCCAGCAGGGACCTCTTGTAAAGAGCCATCCTGGGGGAGGTAATGCTCACCTGCTCAGCTCCTTCTTCAGCTGCGGGGTCTCCATGATGGAATAAGCTGGCATGGGTGTCACTGGAGTGCTGGGGGACCTGTTGTTCTCCTGACGGGAAGGTTCTGCAGCAGAATGAAATTACTGTGATGAGAATCAGTATAGAAAGGACTTAAAAATGGCTGGTAACTTCTCCTCTTAGTGGCATAAATCCATTATTATCTAATAATTGTTTAATACTTCCTTATAAGCTGCTTTAGTTATTACTCAGTTTCATATTGGATAGTCAGCACTTTTTTTACTCCCCTTAATCGGGATACTTGGTTTTCATTGACTTTACATCAGGAAACAGTTTAAACTGGGACACAGGTCACATCTGAAAATGAGGCCATTCCAGGCTTTGTTAGAACAGGCAACATTTAGAAAGCAGTTAAAACCATGTTTACTGAATTCTGTGCAGTGGTCCTTCTCCCAGGAAACAAATTTCCTAACAGAGTCTTGATGCattaaaaaatcaagtaaaTCAAGCTACTGGGGTCTGGAGTTAGATACTGATTTAATGACTCCAGTTTACTGATACTGTGAAGCACAGCCAGTCTCACACATCGTGTTCTAATCACCTCTTAAATCATTTAGTATGGCATAATTACTTAATTACATACTGCCACATCAGTTACATCAATCCACTGGCAAGCAGGcctgtgttttgttctgctttggttggtttttctCTATCCATGAACCCACAGCTTCTGCAAGGAGTCCTGCCACTACCAAAGGACTGGTGACAATGAAACACTCCAGGAATCCCTCATTTAGACAGGCTCTTTCCCACAGCAAATGCCTGCACCTTCTTTGTGCCTGGCCCTGCCAACTGTTTTTCTGCATCAGAAAGCCCAAAGACCCTTTCAGCATGTCAAGTGCATCACAGGTAAGATAAtcactaaaataaaagcagtccAATAAATCTAGTATCAATACAAACTCTCACCAGGAGTCTTGACAGGATCTGTcccaccagcccctgctgcagctgccaacCTCTGAGACAGAGGAAGAATCTCTGGAAGttcatcttccttctcttctccattcCAGTCATCCCAGATTTTGGAGTCCAGGTaactggctctgctgcccactGATGAGCATGGCTCAATAGGGCTCTTCTCAAGGCAGTGTAAGGTTGTTCTCCTGCCAGCAGGACTTCCTTGGAGAGGTGTGCTGCCCTGAATTCCCTGCACCTGGACTGGgctctccccctgctcctgccaagagccagggctggggctgctggccatgctgctctTTGCGGGGCTGACCTGGCCAGAGTCATGGTTGTCACCTCTGGCTGGGGACAGATACCCAAGGTGCCAGCAGTCATCAACAGGGATTGGGGGCTCCTCACACAGCAGGACACTGCTACCCAGAGAAGGCAGACTTACTTCCCTGTCACTGTCCTCCAGCTCAACTACACTGATGTTGATTTTATCTTccagtggctgctcctggcacggAGGCACCAGTGTGGGTAAACCTGAGATGTTGGCACATTTGCTTTCCCTGTTGGTGTGGCCAGGGGAGAGGAGAACTGGAGCTACTGGAGAAACTGGAAGGGGGTTCTTGGAAGAGGattctgctgctgggctgctgggtgGGCTCCTTCCACTGGCCAAGTCCTCCATAGGCAAATGTTTGTCTGACAATGTTGTTTCGTGAACTTTTATTAAATTTCCAGCTATTTCATGGTTACTATTACCTGCTGCTAAGTTCTTTGTGCTGAGATTAGATCCTGGACCCTTTAAAGAATTAATACTTGTGACCAGAGTCTGTGTTGAGAAGCTTCTGCTTTTGCTCAGAACTGGTGTTCCTGGCACAAGCCAGGAGGTGTCTGTGCCTGGAGACATTTCATTACTGAGCCTCTTCCCAGGGCTCGGGTTTGGGCTCTGTTTGATCTCTGTACAAGCACCTGTTTGTCTGCTGAGAGGAAATTCAGGGGACACCTTTACATCACCACTTAAACACACTGTGTCTGTATTGCCACATGAGACCTGggctgatctctgctctgtttcaGGGACTGATGACTTATGGTCAGGTTTTGGTATCTCAGTACCTTGTTCCATGTCTGTACACTTCAGGTGCCCAGGGACTTCCATTTCCTTCAGAGCAGAGTCAGACTCTGGCAACTTCTTGCCTTGTTGTAACTCCATTTCATCATCatcagaagacaaaacaataaCATAACCCTCCTTGAtcctgtgagctgcagcatcctcagtCCTGCCTCGTGATGACAACACTGGGACATGTGTGTGCTTGTTTGATTCACTGTGAGGAAGCTCTGCTGGAGAAACTGTGATCTCATTTTTTGATGCAGCACTCAGCTCCTTGGCTTTCTGGGAGTGTATTTCATAAGATGGgaatgatttttcctttttcttttgctttggtGTTGACACATGTTCCCTGGCAAACTTTCCTTCTGATTTTGGAGACGCAGGTGAAGAgccaagagcaggaaaaagggaCACAAAAGGCTGGGAAGTTGGACTCCTACAAAATCCATTCTTACATGGAGAGCAGTCTTTTTGTGACTTACTGAACACTAGTGAATCATTAAGACCAACATGTTTTTCACTAGGGAACTTTCCTGATTCTTTGGTAACTTCTTTCACCGGGGAAGGTTCACAGTGATACCcctgagaggcagaaaacaaatgttCATAGCTGTCATTTACATCAGTATCACCCTGGAAACCAGGAAACTGCTCTTCACAGTGATCTGCCTTGTCATGTGAGACCTGAGGTGACCTGGAATCCTTCACATCCTCACATCCCTCAACAGCCTCTCCTTCATTAGCACCATGGGAAGTTCCATCCCATTTCTGAGGTTCACTGTAGTGAGGCACAATAGAGGTCTGTGGATCATTCATGCTCTTGCACCTATTTACATTCTGCATCTTCTCTTCTTGTGCAGACAAATCACATTTAGATCTTTCCACACCATTGCCATCCCTCAGATCTTCGAGGCTGTTGCTTACTGAAGCGGATTCAGGTCTCTTTACCTCTTCCTGCTCAGTTTGCTGGTTTGTACCCTGGACTGCCTCGGTGTCACTGCACATGCTGAAGTCTGTTCCCTTGCTCACCTCTCTTTCACCCTGAGCCATCTTCCTCTGAGTTGCAGCAAACTCATAGATTTCCTCCAGCTCTTGTTCTCCCACCTCACTGTCATCTTCCTTCTGGCACTCAGGGCTCAGCATAGCTACTTCTTCCTCATCTTCACCCACCCACACTGACTTCAAGAGGTCTTGGAAGTTCTCAGCTCTGTCCTCACAATCTTCATCATCCCTCACAGAGATAAGATCATCTTCTGAATCCACTCCGGAGGACACCTGGCTCTCTCCAGTGCTGCTTTCACACTCTGCCATCAGTTCCCTCACACCAAATCTGCAGGGATACAATAGTAACATTAGTATTTCCTCCTCCAGTATTTCTTCACCATTTGGCTGTCAGATCACTTTTGTGAGTTTTGTAAGAAATGTACATGAGGATGTTGACTTTCCTAGGATGTACAAGATCCACTGTCCTCCTAAAATTCCAAACACCCTTTTCCAGGTAACACTCACATGAAAGTATCAGGcacattcttccttttctgtgtttgagaCTGACTACACTAAATCCCCTTGGCAATGGGAAAGTCCCATGgaatggctggggctggatAATATCTGCCATGTGCAAGATTCCTGGCTTTTCTGAGTGACAGGGCACCTCTCTATATATATTTGGCAAGCCCCAACCATGTCCCACCCATATCTCAGCAACTGCTCCTGTTCCAAGCTCTCAGTGCATGCCTAGGACCACGACTGAGAGCATGGCTGACACAACACATCAAAGCCTGAGCATCAAATACATTCTACAAGTGTTGTTCAGGTGAGGTGAGAATCACATAACAGAAGTTGTGCTCATCATCTTCAACATCAGCTGCCAACAGACATCCTGAGACAAAACTCAGCCAAAGTCTGCTGAGCATATACTGAACACAGAAACTCTCACACAGTTTTCAGCTGAGGGCAGGATGTCTTTACAGGCAAGCTCCATTTAAGATGTAGCAGAAGTCCATGGAATTTGTAAGCCCTTAAAACTGCAATGAAGATGTCAAACTGGAAGATGTTCAGTATCTGCTGAGCATATACTGAACACAAAAACTCTCACACAGTTTTTTAACTGAGGGCAGGGTGTGCTTACAGGCAAGCTCCATTTAAGATGTAGCAAAGGTCCATGGAATTTGTAAGCCCCTAAAACTGCAATGGAAGATGTCAAACTGGGCTGAAGGCCTGAGGGGTTCCAAGCCATGCTCAGGGCACACACCTGGCAGCCAGGGCCTGCAGCTGGGGCCGCAGCCCAGCAGGGAAGTTGGTGTCAGCAGCGTAGAGGTAGCGCAGGAAGGCAGCCACGGCCTGGGCTGACACATCGCTCAGCAGCGCCCGGCGCGTCGGCGCCGCCCCGTCCTcctccaccagcagcccctCGCTGTGCACCtgggcagggaaagcagagtcTGTTTGCTGATAGAGCAACACAATCCTTGTTCCCATcagctccctcccttccctcgtgcccagccccaggaccaGGATGCCAAGGTGGGGCAGTTAGGCAGAGCTCCCTGAGGAACAGGCCATGTCCTTCCTGACCCTGTGGCTGTTAACTTTGTTTAACTACTTGCCTTAGGCACATGTATAAAAGGTGGCCTTACAGTTCTCCACTTAGTTTTGCAATCAAATTACTTCCCAGCCCAATTTCCATCTACCCCTCTCTGTATGAGCTTCATCAGGtgtgttttgaatttatttggaagctgcacaggagcaggctgggcacTATTCAGCATAACATGCTCTGGGAACATAAGAACTCCCTCACTAGCCTTGCAGAAAGCACAGTCAGTGCAGGTACCTCCAAAACAAGAGTGACAAAACCTCTGTGTAGATTATTTAAAGTACTTCCCAGAAACTTCCTATTCCCTGCTCACACTTCCCAGCCTGGGTGACAGGCAGGACACACCAAGATGCATAAGGCAGTCTGTGCTTGCACAGGGACAAAAATGCAAGGGCAAGAAGCACTTTGAAAGCTTCCTTCTGTTATTatgatattttttgaaaaatccctttgctaggatttttctcctgagaagctgagaagcctcaagaaagaaatgtgaacaataattatctgattgtttgggaatgtggtctggagatcgTTTACCAACAGGTACATCTCTGATTAGTTCCATGTGAATTGATTTTAATTAATGAgcaatcaccatcagctgtgtcagactctgaggagtcagtcaccagtttcattatcattcttgtttaACCTTCTGACGTATCCATTCTCTTTCTTTGGTATAGTTTTAGTACattgtcaccctgattttttaagattctctaagccttctgatgtttacattcttgtagaAAACTTTCTCGCACACTTTCtctaaataacttattgttttacttttttttatagAAGAACAGAAATTTGATGCACTGTTGCcttgtccagtgtcattggagaagTGGCACTTTCACTGtctcttttggaaaactataaatgttagtcagaaaataaagttcccttttcttcaccttgagagcagtgGTGTGTGCGCTCGTGTTGttttgtgtcctatagtgacagaatatgataataaaatatcatcatatcataaaataataaatcaaccttctgaaaacataaagtcaaattctcatctctcacctcatcctaaAAACCTCACAACACCACATCCTTCATTGCTCATGGGTGGAATGCAAGGATCCTTGACTCCCCATAGCCTCCCTGAATAGGATTAAGTAGCCAAAAGTTTCACCACTTTGTCAGGATTTATTCTGCTTTCCTAAGCTGAAACACCACTGCAGGTCCTGAGGCGTTGCCATTAaggccagcagtgctgtgtgctggtttggggcactggctggctgtgggatggggcagTCTGGGCTctcctgagcaggagcaggaggaatggcagcagcactcacagcctGAGCCGCCGCCGGA from Camarhynchus parvulus chromosome 14, STF_HiC, whole genome shotgun sequence includes the following:
- the SLX4 gene encoding structure-specific endonuclease subunit SLX4 isoform X3; the encoded protein is MDEQDNDFKELWANILSGAKKKAGDAEATKRAQNRPKSTTTRSKLRRGKTAAKSQTHHHSPAVKEKNFLQNLGPKEQTLVHEEDDGAAACSGETAQGDGARSPLPASQLSTGTSEGSQRSLTVNPPSGCSQTTLAFLPATPPGSCSSPTPKVRVAELVVERMQQFKRVAPEQLKHSSDGSMPKAAASWDFPARSQEQEPPEDDTQHLPSMEHDSALALALQQESKEEALASLEDAGLFFCQICQKDLTAMNSLRREQHVNRCLDEMEEAQVSSCSKPVVPECPICGKQFQTPQSRVSHLKRCAVEMEVPPNLLLQAVQLQVATLGDAALQCPSNQPSRAKRKGPSNEDLRKTQKRAKMEPKDEDLQVAMAMSRSLLEQEKQEQAKSVTNVKAVAALPIRWKPGSEKKRRRKGTSAPPPLLLQDPEKVHKRIQERVAMMLTEEVEFPPTPQLPISRILGDESGEAAWLMPLCKAKKCFLWNISALTGPCDPESFYTAALTPPIVPWKPVQNKPENLQPSVGSHQPKASQQTQPDLSSQEPTCTKVGGQTSDGSRPGPEGDGQLLSPSQDMQTLQDLVDLAREGLTLTQWNLDTGHAQAAEQPELTSSDPPLSGFVPPSKKKSLLRSSTKRSSLGLLAQDFGAMVNNPHLSDVQFQVDSGEVLYAHLFVLYARCPAAAQAVHSEGLLVEEDGAAPTRRALLSDVSAQAVAAFLRYLYAADTNFPAGLRPQLQALAARFGVRELMAECESSTGESQVSSGVDSEDDLISVRDDEDCEDRAENFQDLLKSVWVGEDEEEVAMLSPECQKEDDSEVGEQELEEIYEFAATQRKMAQGEREVSKGTDFSMCSDTEAVQGTNQQTEQEEVKRPESASVSNSLEDLRDGNGVERSKCDLSAQEEKMQNVNRCKSMNDPQTSIVPHYSEPQKWDGTSHGANEGEAVEGCEDVKDSRSPQVSHDKADHCEEQFPGFQGDTDVNDSYEHLFSASQGYHCEPSPVKEVTKESGKFPSEKHVGLNDSLVFSKSQKDCSPCKNGFCRSPTSQPFVSLFPALGSSPASPKSEGKFAREHVSTPKQKKKEKSFPSYEIHSQKAKELSAASKNEITVSPAELPHSESNKHTHVPVLSSRGRTEDAAAHRIKEGYVIVLSSDDDEMELQQGKKLPESDSALKEMEVPGHLKCTDMEQGTEIPKPDHKSSVPETEQRSAQVSCGNTDTVCLSGDVKVSPEFPLSRQTGACTEIKQSPNPSPGKRLSNEMSPGTDTSWLVPGTPVLSKSRSFSTQTLVTSINSLKGPGSNLSTKNLAAGNSNHEIAGNLIKVHETTLSDKHLPMEDLASGRSPPSSPAAESSSKNPLPVSPVAPVLLSPGHTNRESKCANISGLPTLVPPCQEQPLEDKINISVVELEDSDREVSLPSLGSSVLLCEEPPIPVDDCWHLGYLSPARGDNHDSGQVSPAKSSMASSPSPGSWQEQGESPVQVQGIQGSTPLQGSPAGRRTTLHCLEKSPIEPCSSVGSRASYLDSKIWDDWNGEEKEDELPEILPLSQRLAAAAGAGGTDPVKTPEPSRQENNRSPSTPVTPMPAYSIMETPQLKKELSRFGVRALPKRQMVLKLKEIFQYTHQDGDSDFEDEIFYSQPLPQKSPRQPKAGRAGGRNRASAPRAGGQRKQLVKADGASHGTGCAAPKDRTKVTHHPEGAKEQERPSVSLAADGEELPASQESARSSLDGSDISFGSQSSFVNGFETCAFTSEEEEEEFPASQAAAREEEKLEAVRCYIRSNTALYNRILFYEPIELADLHAELKQNGIKISKAKLLDFLDSQCITSTMARARKEQVQKRKESRKQGRRYRVKPTPAR
- the SLX4 gene encoding structure-specific endonuclease subunit SLX4 isoform X2, which produces MDEQDNDFKELWANILSGAKKKAGDAEATKRAQNRPKSTTTRSKLRRGKTAAKSQTHHHSPAVKEKNFLQNLGPKEQTLVHEEDDGAAACSGETAQGDGARSPLPASQLSTGTSEGSQRSLTVNPPSGCSQTTLAFLPATPPGSCSSPTPKVRVAELVVERMQQFKRVAPEQLKHSSDGSMPKAAASWDFPARSQEQEPPEDDTQHLPSMEHDSALALALQQESKEEALASLEDAGLFFCQICQKDLTAMNSLRREQHVNRCLDEMEEAQVSSCSKPVVPECPICGKQFQTPQSRVSHLKRCAVEMEVPPNLLLQAVQLQVATLGDAALQCPSNQPSRAKRKGPSNEDLRKTQKRAKMEPKDEDLQVAMAMSRSLLEQEKQEQAKSVTNVKAVAALPIRWKPGSEKKRRRKGTSAPPPLLLQDPEKVHKRIQERVAMMLTEEVEFPPTPQLPISRILGDESGEAAWLMPLCKAKKCFLWNISALTGPCDPESFYTAALTPPIVPWKPVQNKPENLQPSVGSHQPKASQQTQPDLSSQEPTCTKVGGQTSDGSRPGPEGDGQLLSPSQDMQTLQDLVDLAREGLTLTQWNLDTGHAQAAEQPEELTSSDPPLSGFVPPSKKKSLLRSSTKRSSLGLLAQDFGAMVNNPHLSDVQFQVDSGEVLYAHLFVLYARCPAAAQAVHSEGLLVEEDGAAPTRRALLSDVSAQAVAAFLRYLYAADTNFPAGLRPQLQALAARFGVRELMAECESSTGESQVSSGVDSEDDLISVRDDEDCEDRAENFQDLLKSVWVGEDEEEVAMLSPECQKEDDSEVGEQELEEIYEFAATQRKMAQGEREVSKGTDFSMCSDTEAVQGTNQQTEQEEVKRPESASVSNSLEDLRDGNGVERSKCDLSAQEEKMQNVNRCKSMNDPQTSIVPHYSEPQKWDGTSHGANEGEAVEGCEDVKDSRSPQVSHDKADHCEEQFPGFQGDTDVNDSYEHLFSASQGYHCEPSPVKEVTKESGKFPSEKHVGLNDSLVFSKSQKDCSPCKNGFCRSPTSQPFVSLFPALGSSPASPKSEGKFAREHVSTPKQKKKEKSFPSYEIHSQKAKELSAASKNEITVSPAELPHSESNKHTHVPVLSSRGRTEDAAAHRIKEGYVIVLSSDDDEMELQQGKKLPESDSALKEMEVPGHLKCTDMEQGTEIPKPDHKSSVPETEQRSAQVSCGNTDTVCLSGDVKVSPEFPLSRQTGACTEIKQSPNPSPGKRLSNEMSPGTDTSWLVPGTPVLSKSRSFSTQTLVTSINSLKGPGSNLSTKNLAAGNSNHEIAGNLIKVHETTLSDKHLPMEDLASGRSPPSSPAAESSSKNPLPVSPVAPVLLSPGHTNRESKCANISGLPTLVPPCQEQPLEDKINISVVELEDSDREVSLPSLGSSVLLCEEPPIPVDDCWHLGYLSPARGDNHDSGQVSPAKSSMASSPSPGSWQEQGESPVQVQGIQGSTPLQGSPAGRRTTLHCLEKSPIEPCSSVGSRASYLDSKIWDDWNGEEKEDELPEILPLSQRLAAAAGAGGTDPVKTPEPSRQENNRSPSTPVTPMPAYSIMETPQLKKELSRFGVRALPKRQMVLKLKEIFQYTHQDGDSDFEDEIFYSQPLPQKSPRQPKAGRAGGRNRASAPRAGGQRKQLVKADGASHGTGCAAPKDRTKVTHHPEGAKEQERPSVSLAADGEELPASQESARSSLDGSDISFGSQSSFVNGFETCAFTSEEEEEEFPASQAAAREEEKLEAVRCYIRSNTALYNRILFYEPIELADLHAELKQNGIKISKAKLLDFLDSQCITSTMARARKEQVQKRKESRKQGRRYRVKPTPAR
- the SLX4 gene encoding structure-specific endonuclease subunit SLX4 isoform X1, producing MDEQDNDFKELWANILSGAKKKAGDAEATKRAQNRPKSTTTRSKLRRGKTAAKSQTHHHSPAVKEKNFLQNLGPKEQTLVHEEDDGAAACSGETAQGDGARSPLPASQLSTGTSEGSQRSLTVNPPSGCSQTTLAFLPATPPGSCSSPTPKVRVAELVVERMQQFKRVAPEQLKHSSDGSMPKAAASWDFPARSQEQEPPEDDTQHLPSMEHDSALALALQQESKEEALASLEDAGLFFCQICQKDLTAMNSLRREQHVNRCLDEMEEAQVSSCSKPVVPECPICGKQFQTPQSRVSHLKRCAVEMEVPPNLLLQAVQLQVATLGDAALQCPSNQPSRAKRKGPSNEDLRKTQKRAKMEPKDEDLQVAMAMSRSLLEQEKQEQAKSVTNVKAVAALPIRWKPGSEKKRRRKGTSAPPPLLLQDPEKVHKRIQERVAMMLTEEVEFPPTPQLPISRILGDESGEAAWLMPLCKAKKCFLWNISALTGPCDPESFYTAALTPPIVPWKPVQNKPENLQPSVGSHQPKASQQTQPDLSSQEPTCTKVGGQTSDGSRPGPEGDGQLLSPSQDMQTLQDLVDLAREGLTLTQWNLDTGHAQAAEQPGEELTSSDPPLSGFVPPSKKKSLLRSSTKRSSLGLLAQDFGAMVNNPHLSDVQFQVDSGEVLYAHLFVLYARCPAAAQAVHSEGLLVEEDGAAPTRRALLSDVSAQAVAAFLRYLYAADTNFPAGLRPQLQALAARFGVRELMAECESSTGESQVSSGVDSEDDLISVRDDEDCEDRAENFQDLLKSVWVGEDEEEVAMLSPECQKEDDSEVGEQELEEIYEFAATQRKMAQGEREVSKGTDFSMCSDTEAVQGTNQQTEQEEVKRPESASVSNSLEDLRDGNGVERSKCDLSAQEEKMQNVNRCKSMNDPQTSIVPHYSEPQKWDGTSHGANEGEAVEGCEDVKDSRSPQVSHDKADHCEEQFPGFQGDTDVNDSYEHLFSASQGYHCEPSPVKEVTKESGKFPSEKHVGLNDSLVFSKSQKDCSPCKNGFCRSPTSQPFVSLFPALGSSPASPKSEGKFAREHVSTPKQKKKEKSFPSYEIHSQKAKELSAASKNEITVSPAELPHSESNKHTHVPVLSSRGRTEDAAAHRIKEGYVIVLSSDDDEMELQQGKKLPESDSALKEMEVPGHLKCTDMEQGTEIPKPDHKSSVPETEQRSAQVSCGNTDTVCLSGDVKVSPEFPLSRQTGACTEIKQSPNPSPGKRLSNEMSPGTDTSWLVPGTPVLSKSRSFSTQTLVTSINSLKGPGSNLSTKNLAAGNSNHEIAGNLIKVHETTLSDKHLPMEDLASGRSPPSSPAAESSSKNPLPVSPVAPVLLSPGHTNRESKCANISGLPTLVPPCQEQPLEDKINISVVELEDSDREVSLPSLGSSVLLCEEPPIPVDDCWHLGYLSPARGDNHDSGQVSPAKSSMASSPSPGSWQEQGESPVQVQGIQGSTPLQGSPAGRRTTLHCLEKSPIEPCSSVGSRASYLDSKIWDDWNGEEKEDELPEILPLSQRLAAAAGAGGTDPVKTPEPSRQENNRSPSTPVTPMPAYSIMETPQLKKELSRFGVRALPKRQMVLKLKEIFQYTHQDGDSDFEDEIFYSQPLPQKSPRQPKAGRAGGRNRASAPRAGGQRKQLVKADGASHGTGCAAPKDRTKVTHHPEGAKEQERPSVSLAADGEELPASQESARSSLDGSDISFGSQSSFVNGFETCAFTSEEEEEEFPASQAAAREEEKLEAVRCYIRSNTALYNRILFYEPIELADLHAELKQNGIKISKAKLLDFLDSQCITSTMARARKEQVQKRKESRKQGRRYRVKPTPAR
- the SLX4 gene encoding structure-specific endonuclease subunit SLX4 isoform X4 gives rise to the protein MVQSLLKNQLVKAVNPPSGCSQTTLAFLPATPPGSCSSPTPKVRVAELVVERMQQFKRVAPEQLKHSSDGSMPKAAASWDFPARSQEQEPPEDDTQHLPSMEHDSALALALQQESKEEALASLEDAGLFFCQICQKDLTAMNSLRREQHVNRCLDEMEEAQVSSCSKPVVPECPICGKQFQTPQSRVSHLKRCAVEMEVPPNLLLQAVQLQVATLGDAALQCPSNQPSRAKRKGPSNEDLRKTQKRAKMEPKDEDLQVAMAMSRSLLEQEKQEQAKSVTNVKAVAALPIRWKPGSEKKRRRKGTSAPPPLLLQDPEKVHKRIQERVAMMLTEEVEFPPTPQLPISRILGDESGEAAWLMPLCKAKKCFLWNISALTGPCDPESFYTAALTPPIVPWKPVQNKPENLQPSVGSHQPKASQQTQPDLSSQEPTCTKVGGQTSDGSRPGPEGDGQLLSPSQDMQTLQDLVDLAREGLTLTQWNLDTGHAQAAEQPGEELTSSDPPLSGFVPPSKKKSLLRSSTKRSSLGLLAQDFGAMVNNPHLSDVQFQVDSGEVLYAHLFVLYARCPAAAQAVHSEGLLVEEDGAAPTRRALLSDVSAQAVAAFLRYLYAADTNFPAGLRPQLQALAARFGVRELMAECESSTGESQVSSGVDSEDDLISVRDDEDCEDRAENFQDLLKSVWVGEDEEEVAMLSPECQKEDDSEVGEQELEEIYEFAATQRKMAQGEREVSKGTDFSMCSDTEAVQGTNQQTEQEEVKRPESASVSNSLEDLRDGNGVERSKCDLSAQEEKMQNVNRCKSMNDPQTSIVPHYSEPQKWDGTSHGANEGEAVEGCEDVKDSRSPQVSHDKADHCEEQFPGFQGDTDVNDSYEHLFSASQGYHCEPSPVKEVTKESGKFPSEKHVGLNDSLVFSKSQKDCSPCKNGFCRSPTSQPFVSLFPALGSSPASPKSEGKFAREHVSTPKQKKKEKSFPSYEIHSQKAKELSAASKNEITVSPAELPHSESNKHTHVPVLSSRGRTEDAAAHRIKEGYVIVLSSDDDEMELQQGKKLPESDSALKEMEVPGHLKCTDMEQGTEIPKPDHKSSVPETEQRSAQVSCGNTDTVCLSGDVKVSPEFPLSRQTGACTEIKQSPNPSPGKRLSNEMSPGTDTSWLVPGTPVLSKSRSFSTQTLVTSINSLKGPGSNLSTKNLAAGNSNHEIAGNLIKVHETTLSDKHLPMEDLASGRSPPSSPAAESSSKNPLPVSPVAPVLLSPGHTNRESKCANISGLPTLVPPCQEQPLEDKINISVVELEDSDREVSLPSLGSSVLLCEEPPIPVDDCWHLGYLSPARGDNHDSGQVSPAKSSMASSPSPGSWQEQGESPVQVQGIQGSTPLQGSPAGRRTTLHCLEKSPIEPCSSVGSRASYLDSKIWDDWNGEEKEDELPEILPLSQRLAAAAGAGGTDPVKTPEPSRQENNRSPSTPVTPMPAYSIMETPQLKKELSRFGVRALPKRQMVLKLKEIFQYTHQDGDSDFEDEIFYSQPLPQKSPRQPKAGRAGGRNRASAPRAGGQRKQLVKADGASHGTGCAAPKDRTKVTHHPEGAKEQERPSVSLAADGEELPASQESARSSLDGSDISFGSQSSFVNGFETCAFTSEEEEEEFPASQAAAREEEKLEAVRCYIRSNTALYNRILFYEPIELADLHAELKQNGIKISKAKLLDFLDSQCITSTMARARKEQVQKRKESRKQGRRYRVKPTPAR